From Alosa sapidissima isolate fAloSap1 chromosome 2, fAloSap1.pri, whole genome shotgun sequence, one genomic window encodes:
- the gpr161a gene encoding G-protein coupled receptor 161 isoform X2, with translation MNKSWNGTSAAPGTGNVTGVDEGFIALESVSIVIIALLICLGNLVIVATLYKKPYLLTPSNKFVFSLTLSNLLLSVLVLPFVAASSVRRDWMFGVVWCNFTALLYLLISSASMLTLGAIAIDRYYAVLYPMVYPMKITGNRAVLAIAYIWLHSLAGCLPPLFGWSAFEFGGPKRACTVAWHREPGYAAFWVVWCCLPPLAAMLACYGVIFRVARLKARKVHCGTVVVASTSSGQEDNGGGGQAGHLKGSRKNSSTSTSSSGSRRSMVYSGSQCKAFVTILVVVGSFLLTWGPYVVAVGTEALRGKGSVPPGMQTLVTWLSFASAVCHPLIYGLWNKTVRKELLGMCFGDRYYRESFVTRHRTSRLFSISNRITDLGMSPHLTAMLVGGAHPLGPGSSTGDTGFSFTQDSGTDVMLLDNFSTDGSFSNHHTSATGNRRRSSVTFEDQVDQHSKDPSPAVQVKAELHCSLDSFASCLAMAIESDAKLQIFGEGTAAPSLLPPPPPLPAALLTSRNVQRAPRYLDGQRLRMESIDEGIVKDDQEQRDAEGGEIKRDSD, from the exons ATGAACAAAAGCTGGAATGGGACCTCAGCAGCTCCGGGTACTGGGAATGTCACGGGTGTGGACGAAGGATTCATCGCCCTGGAGTCGGTCTCCATAGTGATCATCGCGCTCCTCATCTGCCTGGGCAACCTGGTGATCGTGGCGACGCTGTACAAGAAGCCCTACCTGCTAACGCCCAGCAACAAGTTTGTGTTCAGCCTGACGCTGTCCAACCTGCTGCTGTCGGTGCTGGTGCTGCCGTTCGTGGCGGCCAGCTCTGTGCGCCGTGACTGGATGTTCGGCGTGGTGTGGTGCAACTTCACCGCGCTGCTCTACCTCCTCATTAGCTCGGCAAGCATGCTCACGCTCGGGGCCATCGCCATCGACAG GTACTACGCCGTGCTCTACCCAATGGTCTACCCCATGAAGATCACCGGCAACCGGGCCGTGCTGGCCATCGCCTACATCTGGCTGCACTCGTTGGCCGGCTGCCTCCCGCCGCTGTTCGGCTGGTCGGCCTTCGAGTTCGGCGGGCCCAAGCGCGCCTGCACGGTGGCTTGGCACCGGGAGCCGGGCTACGCCGCCTTCTGGGTCGTCTGGTGCTGCCTGCCCCCGCTGGCTGCCATGCTGGCCTGCTATGGCGTCATCTTCCGCGTGGCACGCCTCAAGGCGCGCAAGGTGCACTGCGGCACGGTGGTGGTGGCCTCCACCTCGTCCGGCCAGGAGGAcaatggaggaggaggccaaGCGGGGCACCTGAAAGGCAGCCGCAAGAACTCCAGCACCTCCACCTCGTCCAGCGGCAGCCGCCGCAGCATGGTGTACTCGGGCAGCCAGTGCAAGGCCTTCGTCACCATcctggtggtggtgggcagCTTCCTGCTGACCTGGGGGCCGTACGTGGTGGCCGTGGGCACCGAGGCGCTCCGGGGCAAAGGGAGCGTGCCGCCGGGCATGCAGACGTTGGTCACGTGGCTGTCGTTCGCCAGTGCCGTGTGCCACCCGCTCATCTACGGGCTGTGGAACAAGACGGTGCGCAAGGAGCTCCTGGGCATGTGCTTCGGGGACCGGTACTACCGCGAGTCGTTCGTCACACGGCACAGGACGTCACGGCTCTTCAGCATCTCCAACCGCATCACGG atctGGGGATGTCCCCTCACCTGACGGCCATGTTGGTGGGAGGAGCTCATCCACTGGGGCCTGGCAGCAGCACCGGAGACACGGGCTTCAGCTTCACACAAGACTCAG GTACAGACGTCATGCTGCTGGATAACTTCTCCACCGACGGCTCGTTCTCCAACCACCACACCAGCGCCACGGGCAACCGCAGACGGAGCTCCGTCACGTTCGAGGACCAAGTGGACCAGCATTCCAAAG ACCCCTCCCCCGCGGTGCAGGTCAAAGCAGAGCTCCACTGCTCCCTGGACAGCTTCGCCAGCTGCCTGGCCATGGCCATCGAGAGCGACGCCAAGCTGCAGATCTTTGGGGAGGGGACCGCGGCGCCCtcgctgctgccgccgccgcctccGCTGCCTGCGGCGCTCCTCACCAGCCGCAACGTCCAGCGGGCTCCGCGCTACCTCGACGGCCAGAGACTGAGGATGGAGAGCATCGATGAAGGAATAGTGAAAGACGACCAGGAGCAGCGGGACGCAGAGGGTGGGGAAATCAAGAGAGACAGCGACTGA
- the f5 gene encoding coagulation factor V — protein MRPCPREGTLYAWLFLTFLCKAALAVERHYYIAAVYIDWDYASSGPQRSGAVYKKAVYREYEDATFKKAKPHPPELGLLGPTLRAQEGDVIVVTFRNMVEQPCNIHTHGIAYGKQSEGAYYFDNTSQKEKEDDVVYTGGSHTYTWEVTSAVTPEAADPACLTYTYFSHIDIVKDYNSGLIGTLLICKPGSLDDSGKQKHFHQENVLLFGIFDESLSWCSKGAPSSANSIKYTINGYANGTVPGLSVCAYSSVSWHFLGMSSSPELFSIHFNGQVFSQDGHRVSSVGIISGTTTSASMTAVHTGRWLISSFISKHQEAGMHGYLMVRTCEGFTKPQRKLTLQQKLDSQMWTYYIAAEEVTWDYTPNMPDYIDKDFRSIYMKQGPDRIGKKYRKAVFTQYTDETFTKRAEEKQRKMEQGIIGPVIRAQIRDQIRIVFNNKATRPYSIYPHGLTIDKAGEGANYPEGGNQTHAVQPGETHTYIWNVIDEDEPLPSDPRCLTRMYHSAVNTPRDIASGLIGPLLICKSQSLNKRNVQLKADKEQQAMFAIFDENKSWYLDKNIREYCSDPDRVRKDAPDFYASNVMHSINGYMFESGQTLGFCNGEIVTWHVSSVGEQKGIQTVTFYGHTFELNNREDDFLTLFPMTGETIAMNMDNKGDWLLSSLTSHDSTKGMRVKFKDVECFRDYVYEYEEGEGEYNIWKPEEYVPKETKSVVVELPQGEDKQTDYWADLLDIRSHKKSGHDSQPTVELLDLSHFDYLDNLPGEDRAKQNHGHAEEARNSSDSEPDTSSQAASEVTVNNTTAPWNESINVNTTASWNESINVNTTESWNESLNVNTTAPGNENLNMNTTASWNENLNVNTTAPGNESLNVNTTASWNENLNVKGTSMVSSVNKTTGDSINSTHMPMFNDTGLATAVPLLASTSETSVPLATPSSNSSVNETESGYMFRNNTSDWSDIQTNITEHNVSLALVDPNMVLSNMSEVPDNTGNDTQSSQNITAEWAADSNKTEHAFAYSETPQAPLTENLNETDTELVLLDGDALTEIGRIEEEAGSDIQGSLYDIITVPEDSAATMVEGIADDTLSPEDTLILNATDNTEIGPVSEAFIEEENNGTFPNDRLLISVQSAEIGEILPINESSAKIFQNVSSSNSSSESGEWTPVNASHGSTGYGNALQETEEDWTSSEEVVIYLKHNTSEGIKTNPLGHPKEHWGYEGKHESVPMETPEDLTKYIQNETKPKKEPKKKVVHRRVRPFKGHAMKTRKKKQYKPQARSSLSPRGFQPRGARPISNEEDILNKAIVIGVPRTEFNDYDLFAIPDDYQDKHGSASNEEYEFIEYKDPYSQGVQTQGMTLDETTEYFLKNLPKGTNVRQYFLSAEEVEWDYGGYGQRRFDMKSDGLHTKFTKVVFRGYLDPNFKTPDIRGEVEEHLGILGPVIRAEVGDTIMVIFRNLASRPYSLHANGISYGKQMEGLNYVDNTPYWYQEDNAVRPNETYTYMWKVSSKMEPKDGEPDCRTWAYYSGVNPERDINSGLIGPLLICRKGSKKPVRDEVSREFVLLFMTFDENKSWYYEKNYEMIQRRHKKAVMDPLFKENIKFPAINGIIFGLKGLRMYSNQLANWHVFNMGASNDVHSVHFHGQTFLNHQSKLHRQGVYPLLPGGFATLQMWPSKPGLWLVESEVGLSQQKGMQTLFLVIDNDCYHPLGLMSGSIQDNQITASDARGYWKPHLARLDNSGKYNAWSTDKKDESWIQVNFQRPVVISKVATQGAKEMFSSNYVVNYTISYSIDRKTWTFYKGDNNEKEGDSDTVRKTLRRKIFLGNQGAHEVKENIFYPPMIGRYVRLHPLHSYNNPTVRMEFYGCELDGCSVPLGMKSGDIGDQQIKASSAASNWYAGTWEAWLARLDRQGTVNAWQAKYNDMQQWLQIELNDVKKITGIITQGAKSLGTKMFVSAFILEYSKDGVRWTKYTSDSDYEVSEFDGNNDNNDHKKNYIYPPIFAKFIRIVPRRWENSITMRVELLGCDFE, from the exons TTCCGGAACATGGTGGAGCAGCCTTGCAACATCCACACTCATGGCATTGCGTATGGCAAACAGTCTGAGG GAGCTTACTACTTCGACAACACTTCCCAAAAGGAGAAGGAGGACGATGTGGTGTACACTGGGGgatcccacacatacacatgggaGGTGACATCAGCGGTGACACCAGAGGCTGCCGACCCGGCCTGCCTAACGTACACCTACTTCTCTCACATCGACATCGTCAAGGACTACAACTCAGGCCTGATCGGCACTCTGCTCATCTGCAAACCGG GAAGCCTTGATGACTCTGGGAAGCAGAAACACTTTCATCAGGAGAACGTTCTCCTGTTTGGCATTTTTGATGAGAGCCTCAGCTGGTGTAGCAAAGGAGCCCCCTCCTCCGCCAACAGCATCAAATACACCATCAATGGCTACGCTAACGGCACTGTACCCG GTTTGAGCGTCTGTGCCTACAGCTCTGTCAGCTGGCATTTCCTGGGCATGAGCTCTTCGCCAGAGCTCTTCTCTATTCACTTTAATGGTCAGGTGTTCTCGCAGGATGGGCACAGGGTGTCTTCAGTGGGCATCATAAGTGGCACCACCACCAGTGCCAGCATGACTGCAGTCCACACCGGACGGTGGCTCATCTCTTCTTTCATTAGCAAGCATCAGGAGG CGGGGATGCATGGCTATTTGATGGTGAGGACGTGCGAGGGATTCACCAAGCCCCAACGCAAGCTCACCCTCCAGCAGAAACTAGACAGCCAAATGTGGACCTACTACATCGCCGCCGAGGAAGTGACCTGGGACTACACTCCTAACATGCCAGACTACATTGATAA GGATTTCAGATCCATATACATGAAGCAGGGCCCTGACCGTATAGGTAAGAAGTACAGGAAGGCAGTCTTCACCCAGTACACGGACGAGACGTTCACCAAGCGAGCTGAGGAAAAACAGAGGAAGATGGAACAGGGCATCATCGGCCCCGTGATCAGGGCACAGATCCGAGACCAGATAAGG ATTGTGTTCAACAACAAAGCCACCAGACCATACAGTATTTACCCCCATGGTCTGACTATAGACAAGGCTGGAGAGGGAGCAAACTATCCTGAAGGAG GGAACCAGACCCACGCGGTGCAGCCAGGAGAGACGCACACGTACATATGGAATGTGATCGATGAGGACGAGCCGTTGCCCAGCGACCCGCGCTGCCTGACCAGGATGTACCACAGTGCGGTTAACACCCCTCGGGACATCGCTTCTGGCCTCATAGGCCCACTGCTCATCTGCAAGAGCCAGTCTCTGAACAAGAGGAACGTCCAG TTGAAGGCAGACAAGGAGCAACAAGCCATGTTTGCTATTTTTGACGAGAACAAGAGTTGGTACCTGGATAAAAACATTAGGGAATACTGTAGTGACCCGGACAGAGTCAGAAAAGATGCCCCAGACTTCTACGCGTCAAATGTTATGCACT CAATCAATGGCTATATGTTCGAGAGTGGCCAAACCTTGGGCTTCTGCAATGGGGAAATCGTCACCTGGCACGTCTCCAGTGTTGGAGAGCAGAAGGGCATCCAGACGGTCACCTTCTATGGCCATACGTTTGAACTGAACAACAGGGAGGATGACTTCCTCACACTGTTTCCCATGACAGGGGAGACCATCGCTATGAACATGGACAATAAAG gggATTGGCTTTTGTCATCACTGACCTCTCATGACAGCACCAAGGGCATGAGAGTAAAATTTAAAGACGTGGAGTGCTTCCGGGATTACGTTTACGAATatgaggaaggagagggagagtacAATATCTGGAAGCCAGAGGAATACGTGCCCAAAGAAACAAAGAGTGTTGTAGTGGAATTGCCCCAGGGAGAAGACAAGCAAACTGACTACTGGGCTGACTTGCTTGACATCAGATCACATAAGAAGTCAGGCCACGACTCTCAACCTACTGTGGAGCTGCTGGATCTCAGCCACTTTGATTATCTGGACAACTTGCCAGGTGAAGACAGAGCCAAACAGAACCATGGTCATGCTGAGGAAGCAAGAAACAGTTCTGATTCTGAACCAGACACCTCTTCCCAGGCAGCCAGTGAGGTTACGGTGAACAACACAACAGCACCTTGGAATGAGAGCATAAACGTGAACACAACAGCATCTTGGAATGAGAGCATAAACGTGAACACAACAGAATCTTGGAATGAGAGTCTAAACGTGAACACAACAGCACCTGGAAATGAGAATCTAAACATGAACACAACAGCATCTTGGAATGAGAATCTAAACGTGAACACAACAGCACCTGGGAATGAGAGTCTAAACGTGAACACAACAGCATCTTGGAATGAGAATCTAAACGTGAAAGGAACATCTATGGTGTCTTCTGTTAATAAAACCACAGGTGATTCCATCAACAGTACTCACATGCCAATGTTTAACGACACAGGACTTGCAACTGCTGTGCCTCTGCTGGCTAGCACATCAGAAACATCAGTCCCATTGGCAACTCCTTCATCCAACTCATCAGTGAACGAAACAGAGAGTGGCTACATGTTTAGAAATAACACATCTGATTGGTCAGACATACAAACCAACATCACTGAACACAATGTCTCATTAGCATTGGTGGACCCAAATATGGTGCTGTCAAACATGTCAGAAGTTCCAGATAACACAGGCAATGACACACAATCTTCTCAAAACATTACTGCTGAGTGGGCAGCAGACAGCAACAAAACAGAGCATGCCTTTGCTTATTCTGAAACCCCTCAGGCGCCACTCACTGAGAATTTGAATGAGACTGACACAGAGTTGGTACTCCTAGATGGAGATGCTTTGACGGAAATCGGGCGAATAGAGGAGGAAGCAGGCTCAGACATACAGGGGTCACTCTACGATATCATCACTGTGCCTGAGGACAGCGCTGCCACTATGGTAGAGGGCATAGCAGATGACACACTGAGCCCTGAGGACACTCTCATTCTCAACGCCACTGACAACACTGAGATCGGACCAGTCTCCGAGGCTTTCATTGAGGAGGAGAACAATGGAACCTTTCCAAATGACCGGCTCTTGATTTCTGTTCAAAGTGCTGAGATCGGTGAGATCTTGCCTATTAATGAGTCATCCGCTAAGATCTTTCAAAACGTCTCCTCGAGTAACTCATCTTCGGAGAGCGGTGAATGGACTCCTGTCAATGCTTCTCACGGGTCGACAGGTTATGGCAACGCTTTACAGGAGACTGAAGAGGACTGGACCAGCAGCGAGGAGGTGGTCATCTACCTGAAGCACAACACGAGCGAGGGGATTAAGACCAACCCACTGGGCCACCCGAAGGAGCACTGGGGCTACGAGGGCAAACACGAGTCCGTGCCCATGGAGACCCCCGAGGATCTGACCAAGTACATCCAGAACGAGACCAAGCCAAAGAAAGAACCGAAGAAGAAGGTGGTCCACAGGAGGGTGCGGCCATTCAAGGGGCACGCCATGAAAACGAGAAAGAAGAAACAGTACAAGCCCCAGGCCAGGTCCAGTTTGAGCCCGAGGGGGTTTCAGCCGAGAGGAGCTAGGCCCATCTCAAATGAGGAGGACATCTTGAACAAGGCCATAGTCATCGGAGTGCCTCGGACGGAATTCAACGATTACGACTTATTTGCGATTCCAGATGATTACCAGGACAAACATGGTAGCGCGAGCAATGAGGAATATGAGTTCATCGAATATAAGGACCCATACAGCCAAGGAGTGCAGACACAGGGTATGACACTAGATGAGACAACAGAGTATTTCCTGAAGAATCTGCCAAAGGGCACCAACGTAAGACAGTATTTCCTGAGTGCGGAGGAAGTTGAGTGGGACTACGGCGGATATGGACAAAG GCGGTTTGACATGAAATCTGATGGATTGCATACTAAATTCACCAAGGTGGTCTTTCGAGGTTATCTAGACCCCAACTTTAAAACACCTGACATCCGAGGAGAGGTTGAGGAACATCTGGGAATACTTGGCCCTGTTATCAGAGCCGAGGTTGGAGACACAATCATG GTTATTTTCAGGAACCTGGCTAGCAGACCCTACTCACTTCATGCAAATGGGATCTCGTACGGCAAGCAAATGGAGGGATTGAACTACGTGGACAACACACCATACTGGTACCAAGAAGACAATGCAGTGCGCCCCAATGAGACGTACACCTACATGTGGAAAGTGAGCTCCAAAATGGAACCGAAGGATGGGGAACCCGACTGCCGCACCTGGGCCTACTACTCTGGAGTGAATCCT GAGAGAGATATCAATTCGGGACTCATCGGCCCACTCTTGATCTGCCGGAAGGGCAGCAAGAAGCCAGTCAGAGATGAGGTCAGCAGAGAGTTTGTGCTTCTTTTCATGACGTTTGATGAAAACAAGAGCTGGTATTATGAGAAAAACTATGAGATGATTCAAAGGAGACACAAGAAAGCTGTCATGGATCCTTTGTTCAAAGAGAACATTAAATTTCCAG CCATCAACGGTATAATCTTTGGTCTGAAAGGCCTGAGAATGTACTCCAATCAACTGGCCAACTGGCATGTCTTCAATATGGGGGCATCAAATGATGTGCACAGCGTCCACTTCCACGGCCAGACTTTTCTGAACCACCAGAGCAAACTCCATCGGCAAGGCGTCTATCCCCTTCTACCTG GAGGGTTTGCTACCCTGCAGATGTGGCCATCTAAGCCAGGCCTTTGGCTTGTTGAGTCTGAAGTTGGACTGTCCCAACAAAAAGGAATGCAAACTCTGTTCCTTGTGATAGACAATG ATTGCTACCATCCACTTGGCCTTATGTCTGGCAGTATTCAAGACAACCAGATCACAGCCTCAGACGCCAGAG GTTATTGGAAGCCCCATTTGGCAAGGCTAGACAATTCAGGGAAATACAACGCGTGGAGTACAGACAAAAAAGATGAATCCTGGATCCAG GTCAATTTCCAGAGGCCCGTGGTCATCAGCAAAGTGGCTACACAGGGAGCCAAAGAGATGTTCTCCTCCAACTATGTGGTTAATTACACCATATCTTATAGCATTGACCGCAAGACGTGGACTTTCTACAAGGGAGACAAtaatgagaaagagggagacagtgACACCGTCAGGAAG ACTTTGCGTAGAAAGATCTTCCTAGGTAACCAGGGAGCTCATGAGGTGAAGGAAAACATATTCTACCCACCCATGATCGGTCGATACGTACGTCTTCATCCACTGCACTCCTACAACAACCCAACTGTGCGCATGGAGTTCTATGGCTGTGAGCTGGATG gtTGTTCTGTACCACTGGGAATGAAGAGTGGAGATATTGGAGACCAGCAGATAAAAGCCAGCTCTGCGGCAAGCAACTGGTATGCCGGGACTTGGGAAGCCTGGCTTGCTCGTCTCGACAGGCAGGGGACCGTCAATGCCTGGCAAGCTAAG TATAATGACATGCAACAATGGCTGCAGATTGAGTTGAACGATGTGAAGAAGATCACAGGGATCATTACCCAGGGGGCCAAGTCATTGGGCACGAAGATGTTTGTCTCTGCCTTCATTCTGGAGTACAGCAAAGATGGAGTCAGGTGGACTAAGTACACAAGTGACTCGGATTATGAAGTATCG GAATTTGACGGGAACAACGATAACAACGACCACAAGAAAAACTACATATACCCTCCCATATTTGCCAAATTTATCCGAATTGTTCCCAGGAGGTGGGAGAATTCCATTACTATGAGAGTTGAGCTTCTTGGGTGCGATTTTGAGTGA
- the gpr161a gene encoding G-protein coupled receptor 161 isoform X1 — protein MNKSWNGTSAAPGTGNVTGVDEGFIALESVSIVIIALLICLGNLVIVATLYKKPYLLTPSNKFVFSLTLSNLLLSVLVLPFVAASSVRRDWMFGVVWCNFTALLYLLISSASMLTLGAIAIDRYYAVLYPMVYPMKITGNRAVLAIAYIWLHSLAGCLPPLFGWSAFEFGGPKRACTVAWHREPGYAAFWVVWCCLPPLAAMLACYGVIFRVARLKARKVHCGTVVVASTSSGQEDNGGGGQAGHLKGSRKNSSTSTSSSGSRRSMVYSGSQCKAFVTILVVVGSFLLTWGPYVVAVGTEALRGKGSVPPGMQTLVTWLSFASAVCHPLIYGLWNKTVRKELLGMCFGDRYYRESFVTRHRTSRLFSISNRITDLGMSPHLTAMLVGGAHPLGPGSSTGDTGFSFTQDSGTDVMLLDNFSTDGSFSNHHTSATGNRRRSSVTFEDQVDQHSKADPSPAVQVKAELHCSLDSFASCLAMAIESDAKLQIFGEGTAAPSLLPPPPPLPAALLTSRNVQRAPRYLDGQRLRMESIDEGIVKDDQEQRDAEGGEIKRDSD, from the exons ATGAACAAAAGCTGGAATGGGACCTCAGCAGCTCCGGGTACTGGGAATGTCACGGGTGTGGACGAAGGATTCATCGCCCTGGAGTCGGTCTCCATAGTGATCATCGCGCTCCTCATCTGCCTGGGCAACCTGGTGATCGTGGCGACGCTGTACAAGAAGCCCTACCTGCTAACGCCCAGCAACAAGTTTGTGTTCAGCCTGACGCTGTCCAACCTGCTGCTGTCGGTGCTGGTGCTGCCGTTCGTGGCGGCCAGCTCTGTGCGCCGTGACTGGATGTTCGGCGTGGTGTGGTGCAACTTCACCGCGCTGCTCTACCTCCTCATTAGCTCGGCAAGCATGCTCACGCTCGGGGCCATCGCCATCGACAG GTACTACGCCGTGCTCTACCCAATGGTCTACCCCATGAAGATCACCGGCAACCGGGCCGTGCTGGCCATCGCCTACATCTGGCTGCACTCGTTGGCCGGCTGCCTCCCGCCGCTGTTCGGCTGGTCGGCCTTCGAGTTCGGCGGGCCCAAGCGCGCCTGCACGGTGGCTTGGCACCGGGAGCCGGGCTACGCCGCCTTCTGGGTCGTCTGGTGCTGCCTGCCCCCGCTGGCTGCCATGCTGGCCTGCTATGGCGTCATCTTCCGCGTGGCACGCCTCAAGGCGCGCAAGGTGCACTGCGGCACGGTGGTGGTGGCCTCCACCTCGTCCGGCCAGGAGGAcaatggaggaggaggccaaGCGGGGCACCTGAAAGGCAGCCGCAAGAACTCCAGCACCTCCACCTCGTCCAGCGGCAGCCGCCGCAGCATGGTGTACTCGGGCAGCCAGTGCAAGGCCTTCGTCACCATcctggtggtggtgggcagCTTCCTGCTGACCTGGGGGCCGTACGTGGTGGCCGTGGGCACCGAGGCGCTCCGGGGCAAAGGGAGCGTGCCGCCGGGCATGCAGACGTTGGTCACGTGGCTGTCGTTCGCCAGTGCCGTGTGCCACCCGCTCATCTACGGGCTGTGGAACAAGACGGTGCGCAAGGAGCTCCTGGGCATGTGCTTCGGGGACCGGTACTACCGCGAGTCGTTCGTCACACGGCACAGGACGTCACGGCTCTTCAGCATCTCCAACCGCATCACGG atctGGGGATGTCCCCTCACCTGACGGCCATGTTGGTGGGAGGAGCTCATCCACTGGGGCCTGGCAGCAGCACCGGAGACACGGGCTTCAGCTTCACACAAGACTCAG GTACAGACGTCATGCTGCTGGATAACTTCTCCACCGACGGCTCGTTCTCCAACCACCACACCAGCGCCACGGGCAACCGCAGACGGAGCTCCGTCACGTTCGAGGACCAAGTGGACCAGCATTCCAAAG caGACCCCTCCCCCGCGGTGCAGGTCAAAGCAGAGCTCCACTGCTCCCTGGACAGCTTCGCCAGCTGCCTGGCCATGGCCATCGAGAGCGACGCCAAGCTGCAGATCTTTGGGGAGGGGACCGCGGCGCCCtcgctgctgccgccgccgcctccGCTGCCTGCGGCGCTCCTCACCAGCCGCAACGTCCAGCGGGCTCCGCGCTACCTCGACGGCCAGAGACTGAGGATGGAGAGCATCGATGAAGGAATAGTGAAAGACGACCAGGAGCAGCGGGACGCAGAGGGTGGGGAAATCAAGAGAGACAGCGACTGA